The Herpetosiphonaceae bacterium genome segment CACGCGGGCCGGTGCGGTACTCAAGGTAGGTCATATCCTCGATCTGGTGGGTTGTACACGTCATTGTGGTCATTGCCTTTGAATAAGCGCTGCGCATCGTAGCTCTATCTTAGGGCGCATGTCAACAGGCGGCCTGCGACGATTTCTAGTACAATCGCAAGCCGATGATATTTCTTGAGAAGGGCAGGCGGTAGCTATGACAGGATTCATGCATCATACGCTCAGCGGCGAGTGGCAGCTTCGTCAAGCCGAAAGTGAGGAGTGGCTTCCAGGCAGCGCGCCGGGCGGCGTGCATACCGATCTCCTGGCGGCTGGCCGGATCGCCGATCCATTCGTGGGCGACGAAGAGAAGCGCGTGCAGTGGGTGGCCGAGCGCGACTGGGAGTACCGGCGCGTCGTTCACGTCGCAGCCGATCTGCTTGAGCGGCGGCATCTTTTCCTGGTCTGCGATGGGCTGGATACGCTGGCCGACGTGTGGCTCAACGGCCAGCAGCTCGGCAGCGCGGAAAATATGTTCCGCCAGTATCGCTGGGATGTCCGCGACGCGCTGCGGGCTGGAGAGAATGAGCTGCGCATTGTGTTTCGGTCGGCGGCTGGCTATGCTGCCGAGCGCGCGCGCGAGCGCCCGATGCGCGAGGTCAACGATTCGCTGCCGGGCGCGCCCTACCTGCGCAAAGCGCCCAGCCACTTTGGCTGGGACTGGGGACCGAAGCTGCCCGCGATCGGCATCTGGCGCGATCTTCGTCTTGCAGGGTACACGATCGCGCGGCTTGATGATCTGCACCTGCGCCAGCGCCATGCCGATGAGCAGGTGACGCTCGCCGCGACGGTGACAGCCGAGCGCTGGGAGCAGGCACCGCTGCGCGTAACACTGCGGCTGACCGCGCCCGACGGGCAGGTGCAGACGGCGGATGCGGCGCTCGATGCAGACCGCAAGACGATCGAGATGGCCGTCGAGCGACCGCAGCTCTGGTGGCCGAATGGCTACGGCGCGCAGCCGCTGTACGACGTGGAAGTCGAGCTGTCGAGCGACGAGACGATCCTCGATCGGCGGACGTGCAGGATTGGCCTGCGGACCATCGAGCTGCGCCAGCAGCCCGACGATTGGGGCCGATCGTTCACGTTCGTAGTCAACGGGCAGCCGATCTTTGCTAAAGGCACGAACTGGATTCCGGCGGATTCGTTTCCGACCCGTGTCTCGCACGCGCAGCTTGACCACCTGATCGGATCGGCGGTTGCCGCGCATCACAACATGCTGCGGATCTGGGGCGGCGGCTACTACGAAGACGACTACCTCTACGATCTGTGCGACCGGCTGGGCGTGCTGGTCTGGCAAGATTTTATGTTTGCCTGCTCGACCTACCCGCTGGACGATCCCGCGCTGCTGGAGAACGTGCGAATTGAAGTCGTCGAAAACATGCGGCGGCTGCGGTACCATGCCTGCCTGGCGCTGTGGTGCGGCAACAACGAGATCGAAACCGCCTGGGTCGACTGGGGCTGGGACGTGCCGGAGCTGGCCGATCTCAAAGCCGCCTACGACCGCTTTTTTCACCATACGCTGCCCGCATGGGTGGCGGCGGAAGACCCCGATCTTGCCTACTGGCCGAGCTCGCCATCTTCGGGCATGGCGTTTCAAAACCCGAACGGCGGCGCCGTCGGCGATATGCACGAGTGGACGGTCTGGCACGCGATGATGCCGCTGGGTCACTACCGTGCGATCACGGCCCGCTTCGTCAGCGAGTTCGGCTTCCAGTCGCTGCCAAGCCTGCGGACGATCGCGACCTACGCCGAGCCGTCGGAGTGGAACATGACGTCATACATCATGGAGCACCATCAGCGCAACCCGGCGGGCAACGGCAAGATCGTCACCTACCTGACGGCGCATCTGCGCCTGCCCAAAGACTTCGACTCGCTCGTCTATCTGTCGCAGGTGCTTCAGGCGGAGGCGATGCGCATCGGTGTGGAGCATTGGCGGCGTGATCCGGCGTGCAGCGGCGTGCTCTACTGGCAGCTCAACGACTGTTGGCCCGTCGCCTCGTGGTCCAGCATCGACTACATTGGCCGCTGGAAGGCGGCGCACTATGCCAGCCGCCGCTTCTACGCGCCGCTGCTGCTCTCGATCGAGGATCAGCAGGAGCACATGGGCCTCTTCGTCACCAGCGACGCCGCAGAGCCGTGGGCAGGCAAGATCCGCTGGTCGCTTGAGACGCTGGGGGGCGAGCGATTGGACGAAGGCGCTGTAGACGTGCGGGTTGCGCCACATAGCACCAGCCACGTGCAAACGCTGGACTTCGCCGGGCGGATCGGCGACGAGCACCGGCGGCAGACGATCCTGGTCTGCGAGCTATGGCAGGGCGACGAGCGCACGCACATGGCGATCGGCACCTTTGCTCCGACCAAGCATCTGGCCCTGGAAGATCCGCAGATTGAGGTCGAGGTGCGGCAGGACAGCGGGCAGCTCACAGTTCGGCTGCAAGCCCGCGCCCTCGCTCGATTCGTCGAGCTGCTATTGGATGGCGTCGATGTAGTGCTCAGCGACAACTATTTCGACCTGCCCGCCGGTCGACCGGTGAGTGTCACCTGCCCATTACCGGCGGGCTGGACGATCGAGCAGGCGCGGCAACGGCTGCGCGTGCGGTCGGTGTTCGACTCCTACGATCACGGCTCACGACCAGGGATCGGGGAGTAGGGGGTTTCAAGTACCAAGTTTCAAGTTCCAGGTTTGGTTCTTGGTTCTCGGTTCTCCTTTTGTTCTTGGTTCTTGATTCTCAGGACGCAAGATCCAGCCATCTCAGAATCTCCGGCGGCACGGCATCGCGTCCGACGAGATTCACCAGCCGATGCAGATCCTGGTGTCCCTCGTCCCAGAGCACAAGATACTCGCCGGGATTGTAGGTCGTCAGCCCGACATCCAGCGCGCGACCGGCGGCGTAGCCATCCCGCTGCTCGCGCAGCCAGCGTAGCGCCGCGTCGAAGCGCTCGATCAGCGCGGCGTAACGCTGAAGGTTCAGGTCGATCTCGCTGCGATGCGCCGAGAGCAGCCAGAGCTGCTCGAACTCCGCGACCATCGGCGGCAGCGCGTCGCTTAGCCGCTCCATGTCGGCGATCAGCGCATCGAGACGCGCCAGGCCATCGGGCGCTGCCTCCGTTGCCTCTGACAGATCGTGCAGCGCGCGGTGGATCGCCTGGCCGAGCAAGACTTTCTTGGCGGCATAGATCATCTGGTGAGCCGTAAACAGCAGCTCATGGCGCAGCAGCGAGTCGGAAAGCAGAGCGAACGCGGGCATCGCCGCCTCCGCCGCCGCGATCATCTCATGGAGCGCCTCCGGCGGAGCGGAGCGGAGCGTACGGCCCAGTAGCGGCTCGTCGTAGAGCGCATACACGGTATCCGAGCGATTGGGCAAGGCCAGCCCCGGCTGCTCGACGGCGCGGCCTAGCCGCTGCATGGCGGCGACCGCCTGGCCTGAGGCATCGCCCAGGAACAGCGGCCCGAACGCCCGGTCGAAGACCTCGGTCGCTGTGGCCGCGCCGCTCCAGGCCATCTCCGCGCCGAAGAGATAGCTGTACCAGGAGTGCGACAGCGGCTGGTAGTGGCCGAGATCGCCCCAGTCGGTGAGCAGCATGCCGATCGCGCCTGCCGCCACGCCATCGCGCACGTAGTTGCGAATATTGATCAGCGAGTTCTCGATTCGCGGAAAGAGCGTGTTCCACGAGGACGTTCCGGGGCAGACGTAGAACGGGCGGCCCGATCCAGCAAGCGCTTCGAGCGTCGGGTAGGTGGGCTGGCCCTCATACTCCCAGTCGAGCAGGATCACATCGGCGGGAATCTCGGCGATCAGCTCAGGATAATGATGGAACACATCGGCCCAGATCATCATCTGGCGACCATGCCGCGTCGCAAGCTCGTGCAGCTTCAAGATATGATTAAGATACACCCGCCCGTAGCCAATCTCGGCAGAGAGCACCCGCGCCTGACCACGACCATGATCCCACGCCTCGTCGGAGTTGACATTCAAGATCGGCGTTGAAAACGCTGGCAGGAAATCGGCGTACAGCTCGTCAAGAAAATGGTAGCTCTCGTCGCGGGCGGGCGTGATGCTCCAGCGCCAGGGAGTCTCGGCAAGATGCTCATATTCGGGCAAGCTCAAAATATGGCGCATATGGCCGGTCGATTGCAGGTTGGGCACCAGCGCGATATGCCGCGCGCGACACACGGCATCCAGCGCCAGCATATCGTCGGCGCTGAGCGAGCCGCAATCCAGGCCGATCCGTGGATGCGACGGAAAGCGGAAGGTATGCTCAGTATAAAGCTGTAGCTCGTTGATCTTGTAGTGCGCCAGCATGTCGGCCAATCGTTCGAGCGTGGCTAGCTTCGGCACTTTGCCGCGCGAAATATCGAGCATCACGCCGCGACGCGGCAGGCTTGGCCTGTCCGCGCAGATGCAGCACGGCAGGCGGCGGCCATGTATCCGCACGAACTGGATCAGCGTTTGCACGCCGTAGAACAGACCCGCCTCATCCGCCGCTGTGATCACCACACCATCTGCCGCGATCACCAGATGATAGGCTTGCGGGCCGAGCGCCTCCTGCTCCCCGCCGTCGCGCTGCGACTCCGCATCATCGCGTCCCTGGAGGATCAGGCGGATCGCACTGCGCTGGTTGGCGGGCGAGGTCGTCTTAACGATCGGCAGCCTCAGACTCGACATGCTGCTGATCGCGGATTGAAGCGTGCGGGCAGCAAAGATCGTGTCAGCGCCCGCGTGCGGACCCAGCACGAGATGTGTCTGGGCATCGAAGCCAAAGCTGCCGGAAGACCATTCAAAGCTGTGCGGCTGGGGAATAAGTATCGGTGGGCGAGCATCCATTGCGCCTCCATCAGTAGCATCATTGCCGATCGGTCGATACAGCGCGATCAACAATGCTTCTTGACAACGTTACCATTGTAGGATATTCTTGGCAACACCGGAGTGAAAGCGCTTCCAACGGCCAGTCGAGCGAGAGCCGCGCGTGATACTTCGGAGATACAATCCTACCACGCTTTTTCTACGCGTACACGGCCCGGTTCATCGTCAGGGTACATGTCCAGTCACGACGTAGTGAGAATGCTTCCAATGGCAGCGTTGACGATCGAACAAATCGCGAAACTGGCGCAAATTTCCCCGACCACCGTTTCGCGGG includes the following:
- a CDS encoding glycoside hydrolase family 2 protein: MTGFMHHTLSGEWQLRQAESEEWLPGSAPGGVHTDLLAAGRIADPFVGDEEKRVQWVAERDWEYRRVVHVAADLLERRHLFLVCDGLDTLADVWLNGQQLGSAENMFRQYRWDVRDALRAGENELRIVFRSAAGYAAERARERPMREVNDSLPGAPYLRKAPSHFGWDWGPKLPAIGIWRDLRLAGYTIARLDDLHLRQRHADEQVTLAATVTAERWEQAPLRVTLRLTAPDGQVQTADAALDADRKTIEMAVERPQLWWPNGYGAQPLYDVEVELSSDETILDRRTCRIGLRTIELRQQPDDWGRSFTFVVNGQPIFAKGTNWIPADSFPTRVSHAQLDHLIGSAVAAHHNMLRIWGGGYYEDDYLYDLCDRLGVLVWQDFMFACSTYPLDDPALLENVRIEVVENMRRLRYHACLALWCGNNEIETAWVDWGWDVPELADLKAAYDRFFHHTLPAWVAAEDPDLAYWPSSPSSGMAFQNPNGGAVGDMHEWTVWHAMMPLGHYRAITARFVSEFGFQSLPSLRTIATYAEPSEWNMTSYIMEHHQRNPAGNGKIVTYLTAHLRLPKDFDSLVYLSQVLQAEAMRIGVEHWRRDPACSGVLYWQLNDCWPVASWSSIDYIGRWKAAHYASRRFYAPLLLSIEDQQEHMGLFVTSDAAEPWAGKIRWSLETLGGERLDEGAVDVRVAPHSTSHVQTLDFAGRIGDEHRRQTILVCELWQGDERTHMAIGTFAPTKHLALEDPQIEVEVRQDSGQLTVRLQARALARFVELLLDGVDVVLSDNYFDLPAGRPVSVTCPLPAGWTIEQARQRLRVRSVFDSYDHGSRPGIGE
- a CDS encoding glycoside hydrolase family 20 zincin-like fold domain-containing protein, with product MDARPPILIPQPHSFEWSSGSFGFDAQTHLVLGPHAGADTIFAARTLQSAISSMSSLRLPIVKTTSPANQRSAIRLILQGRDDAESQRDGGEQEALGPQAYHLVIAADGVVITAADEAGLFYGVQTLIQFVRIHGRRLPCCICADRPSLPRRGVMLDISRGKVPKLATLERLADMLAHYKINELQLYTEHTFRFPSHPRIGLDCGSLSADDMLALDAVCRARHIALVPNLQSTGHMRHILSLPEYEHLAETPWRWSITPARDESYHFLDELYADFLPAFSTPILNVNSDEAWDHGRGQARVLSAEIGYGRVYLNHILKLHELATRHGRQMMIWADVFHHYPELIAEIPADVILLDWEYEGQPTYPTLEALAGSGRPFYVCPGTSSWNTLFPRIENSLINIRNYVRDGVAAGAIGMLLTDWGDLGHYQPLSHSWYSYLFGAEMAWSGAATATEVFDRAFGPLFLGDASGQAVAAMQRLGRAVEQPGLALPNRSDTVYALYDEPLLGRTLRSAPPEALHEMIAAAEAAMPAFALLSDSLLRHELLFTAHQMIYAAKKVLLGQAIHRALHDLSEATEAAPDGLARLDALIADMERLSDALPPMVAEFEQLWLLSAHRSEIDLNLQRYAALIERFDAALRWLREQRDGYAAGRALDVGLTTYNPGEYLVLWDEGHQDLHRLVNLVGRDAVPPEILRWLDLAS